TATTAAACATAAAGATAAAACAATATTTAAAATTGATGATACAGCAATTAATTGTGTGATATTCAATATTGTATCTCAAATAAAACCAACATGATAATACATGATTTTTTGTTCTTGGTTAAATTGTTTTCATCAACTATTGACAAAGATATTTTTCATTTCAGAAATATTAAATTCATTATTAGGATTGTAAAATCATTGCAAAACTAAGTAGTCTCAAATGATTATCATCGCGCTCAATAATAATGCTAATTTAATTAGCTTTTTCTTAAAAGTATACCAATGGTATTTAATGATTGGATTGACAAATTTAATTGCATAATTATGATATTTTCAATCAAGAGCATTGAGTATTAAGATTAATAACGTTAAAGGTAAGATTATAAAAATTGTGTTACCTAATCATGAATCAACTGCATAGACATAAAATACTTTTAGACCATAATTTAAGTGATTAAAAGCGAATAAGATTGTTAAAGTTGTAATTAGGATCCATAATGCAAAAAGAACAAACAAGATAACTTTGTTTGCTTTTTTATAATAGTTTTTAAACTCAGTTGTCTCAAGTTTTTCAACTAATTTAATATTTAGTTTCTTTAATAGTTCTTTTTGTTTTAGCATAATTAAATTGAAGTTAAAGTTAAAGTAACCATTGGGTCCTTGTCTGTAGACTTAAAGATTCTTTTTCTAACTGTTTTACGAATTCTCTCATTAAGTTCACGCATATTAGGGAATGTTTTGGTTTTTAAGATATCAATGATTGTTTCTTTGATTAAATTATCTATTGCATCTTGCTCGTGCTTGTCAATAACACCTAAATAATCAATATGAATTTGACCAACAATTCTTTTTGTTTTAGGTGAGTAAACAGCATTAATAACTATAACACCTTCACGCCCTAAAGCTTCACGTTCTGCAATAACTTCTTGCGAAATATCTCCAACACCAAATCCATCAATAATTGTGTTACCAACTTCTTTTATTTTACCATTGTGGCTAAAAATCTTACCATCAACAAAGTGTGCTATTTTACCATTTTGTAAAACTAATGGTGATGTTGTAAATTGTTTGTTTGATTCCTCAACGATATAGTTTGATGCATCTACTAAATAACGATAAAGGCCTTGTGTAGGAATAAAAATATCTGGATTAATAGTTTTACATAATTGGAATAAATCTTCACGTGTTGGACGCACATAGAAATAATCCTTATCTTGGACATCATAAAGATGAGGTGTGATTCTAGCTATTTCGTCCATCATGTAAGCATATTGTGATTCTAAACCATTAACAGGTGGTGCCATTAAAATAACTGAATCATTATTGTTTATTTTTAAATAAACATCCTTGTTATCTGTGATTCTAAGGAAACGTGAGTATAAACGTTCTGTTGTAGCTGTAACTAAAACAACTGCATTTGGGGCCTTTTGAATTTGTTTATGATCGATAATTTCAGGTAAGTCTAAGTTTGGTGAAATTTTACGTACTAAATAAAGTAATTCAGCATAATTTTTACCATATGCAACAACTGGACGGTTGTATTTTTTAGCTAAGTTTAAAACGTGTTGGATAGATACCATTTCTTCGCCATATGCACCTACGATTATGCGATTTTCATCACTTGTTGATGCAAAAACTTTTTGGATTAATTCTGTGTTGTTAAACTTATCTAATGCACGTCCTGATGTATGACTTTTACCTGCATCAGTAACTAAAGCAGAGACCTTACGATTGTTGAAAAATTTTAATAATGTTTTAAAGTTTGTCTTACCGTAAATACCTAAATCACCTTCTATGTAGTTAAACATGAAAACATAATCACCTGAATTGGTTTGAAAATTAAAACCAACATTACCAGGCATTGATCCTGTAAGTGTAAAAGATAATACATCAACAGAGCCAATTTGTGTTTTGTGTTTCAATGCTACTACTTCATAGTGTTCATTATCAATACCATATTTAGCAATTCTTTCAAGAATCATAACTTTATTGAATGCTGATGTATAAACTTTGAGATTAGGTATTCTCATTAAAAGTCATGGTAAGGCGCTGAATGATTCGTTTTTAATATCTGTGATAAAAATCCCTTTGATACGATCTTTGTTTTTTTCTAAGTAAGAAAAGTCAGGTATTAATGTATCTACACCATTGTTAGATTCAATTGGTACTTTTACCCCTGCGTTAATTACATAAATGTCATTATTGTGTTCGAAAACATAACAATTCTTACCGTTCTCGTCTTGTCCACCTAATGCAAAAATATTCACATTTTCCATATGTTTCTCCTTGTTAAATAAATTGATTATTATTAATGAATTTTAAATTTAAAAAAGTGTTAATTAAATACTTTAATTAATTTAGTTAATTATATAACAAATAGAAAAAAGTGCTTAAAATTAGATACAAAAAAAAGCGCCTTAACGGCACTTCTTGTAAGAATATTATTTAACTTCGTGCTCAGTCATGTTGTCGTTTTCAACAACTAAGTATTTGTCACCTTTTTGAATTCCGTAAGGTT
The nucleotide sequence above comes from Mycoplasma sp. Pen4. Encoded proteins:
- a CDS encoding ribonuclease J; amino-acid sequence: MENVNIFALGGQDENGKNCYVFEHNNDIYVINAGVKVPIESNNGVDTLIPDFSYLEKNKDRIKGIFITDIKNESFSALPWLLMRIPNLKVYTSAFNKVMILERIAKYGIDNEHYEVVALKHKTQIGSVDVLSFTLTGSMPGNVGFNFQTNSGDYVFMFNYIEGDLGIYGKTNFKTLLKFFNNRKVSALVTDAGKSHTSGRALDKFNNTELIQKVFASTSDENRIIVGAYGEEMVSIQHVLNLAKKYNRPVVAYGKNYAELLYLVRKISPNLDLPEIIDHKQIQKAPNAVVLVTATTERLYSRFLRITDNKDVYLKINNNDSVILMAPPVNGLESQYAYMMDEIARITPHLYDVQDKDYFYVRPTREDLFQLCKTINPDIFIPTQGLYRYLVDASNYIVEESNKQFTTSPLVLQNGKIAHFVDGKIFSHNGKIKEVGNTIIDGFGVGDISQEVIAEREALGREGVIVINAVYSPKTKRIVGQIHIDYLGVIDKHEQDAIDNLIKETIIDILKTKTFPNMRELNERIRKTVRKRIFKSTDKDPMVTLTLTSI